A region from the Dinoroseobacter shibae DFL 12 = DSM 16493 genome encodes:
- a CDS encoding DUF3429 domain-containing protein: MNDIPRSALILGLAGLIPFLFGAGTLVLPGLAAFGMEVFGPRFIGPYVQIFYGTIILAFMSGVLWGFATKATGTVATTGYGLSVIPALWAFFTVGGGSANALTNLIAGFIGLLALDYLFWRQGLAPRWWMHLRVLLTAIVVACLAVGVVV; the protein is encoded by the coding sequence ATGAATGACATTCCTCGCAGCGCCCTGATCCTCGGCCTCGCCGGGCTGATCCCGTTCCTCTTCGGCGCGGGCACGCTGGTCTTGCCCGGCCTCGCCGCCTTCGGGATGGAGGTGTTCGGCCCCCGCTTCATCGGCCCTTACGTGCAGATCTTCTACGGCACGATCATCCTCGCCTTCATGTCCGGCGTGCTCTGGGGCTTTGCCACCAAGGCCACAGGCACCGTGGCCACCACCGGCTACGGGCTCAGCGTGATCCCCGCCCTCTGGGCCTTCTTCACCGTGGGCGGCGGGTCGGCCAACGCGCTGACCAACCTGATCGCCGGGTTCATCGGGCTGCTGGCGTTGGACTACCTGTTCTGGCGGCAGGGGCTGGCGCCGCGCTGGTGGATGCACCTGCGGGTGCTGCTCACGGCCATCGTCGTGGCCTGCCTCGCGGTCGGGGTGGTGGTGTGA
- a CDS encoding phosphatidate cytidylyltransferase, which yields MTEPTLPFAWEITAIGGLLVLATVIARLLRQRLSPSGENATIENLNARIMAWWAISALVALFSLGGDAGVVTLFGICAFAALREFMTLTAKRTADHWAIAASFFVVLPVQFLLVGLGWYGLYTVFIPVYAFLLLPILSALQGDRTDFLERVAETQWALMICVFCMSHVPALLTLNIPGGEDRMILLLAFLVIVVQSTDVLQYSWSKLIGRRKIAPTLSRTKTWQGMIGGIASATLLGAALYWITPFAPWQAALLACLAATVGFFGTLVMTAIKRDRGVKDWGPMFAGQGGFIDRLDSVLFAAPVFFHVVRFFFHTP from the coding sequence ATGACCGAGCCCACCCTCCCCTTCGCCTGGGAGATCACCGCCATCGGCGGGCTGCTGGTCCTCGCGACGGTCATCGCGCGGCTGCTGCGCCAGCGCCTGTCGCCCAGCGGCGAGAACGCCACGATCGAGAACCTGAACGCCCGGATCATGGCCTGGTGGGCGATCTCGGCACTGGTGGCGCTCTTCTCGCTGGGCGGCGATGCCGGGGTGGTCACACTCTTCGGGATCTGCGCCTTCGCCGCCCTGCGCGAGTTCATGACGCTGACGGCCAAACGCACGGCGGATCACTGGGCCATCGCGGCCTCGTTCTTCGTGGTGCTGCCGGTGCAGTTCCTGCTGGTGGGTCTGGGCTGGTACGGGCTCTATACAGTGTTCATCCCGGTCTATGCCTTCCTGCTGCTGCCCATTCTCTCGGCGTTGCAGGGCGACCGCACCGATTTCCTCGAACGCGTCGCGGAAACCCAATGGGCGCTGATGATCTGCGTGTTCTGCATGAGCCATGTGCCCGCGCTTCTGACCCTGAACATCCCCGGCGGCGAGGACCGGATGATCCTGCTCCTGGCCTTCCTGGTGATCGTGGTCCAAAGCACCGATGTGCTGCAATACAGCTGGTCCAAGCTGATCGGGCGGCGCAAGATCGCGCCCACCCTGTCGCGCACCAAGACCTGGCAGGGCATGATCGGCGGCATCGCCTCGGCCACCCTGCTCGGCGCGGCACTCTACTGGATCACCCCCTTCGCGCCTTGGCAGGCCGCCCTGCTCGCCTGCCTCGCCGCGACCGTGGGCTTTTTCGGCACCCTGGTGATGACCGCGATCAAACGCGACCGGGGCGTCAAGGACTGGGGCCCGATGTTCGCCGGCCAGGGCGGGTTCATCGACCGGCTCGATTCAGTGCTCTTCGCCGCCCCGGTGTTCTTCCACGTGGTCCGGTTCTTCTTTCACACACCGTAG
- a CDS encoding lysophospholipid acyltransferase family protein, with product MRLLTGVAAWLLGGGLILLARLLTAPRAIWQGIEPVPRQRVYYANHTSNADLILIWSVLPPRLRRATRPVAGSDYWLKSRLRAFVGHEVVRAVMVERRPEHRGDEDPIALILDALDEGSSLIIFPEGKRNMTDAPALPFKSGIYNISRARPAVDLVPVWIENLNRVMPKGHVIPVPLLCTVSFGAPIRVEEGEEIGPFLARAADAMVALRPNGGSKP from the coding sequence ATGCGGCTGCTGACGGGGGTCGCGGCCTGGCTGCTGGGCGGGGGGCTGATCCTGCTCGCCCGCCTGCTGACCGCGCCGCGCGCGATCTGGCAGGGGATCGAACCTGTACCGCGGCAACGGGTGTATTACGCCAACCACACCAGCAATGCCGACCTCATCCTGATCTGGTCCGTCCTGCCCCCGCGGCTGCGCCGCGCCACCCGCCCCGTGGCCGGCAGCGACTACTGGCTGAAATCCAGGCTCCGCGCCTTTGTCGGGCATGAGGTCGTCCGCGCCGTGATGGTCGAGCGGCGCCCCGAGCATCGCGGCGACGAGGACCCGATCGCGCTGATCCTCGACGCGCTGGACGAGGGCAGCTCGCTGATCATCTTCCCCGAGGGCAAGCGCAACATGACCGACGCCCCGGCCCTGCCCTTCAAATCGGGGATCTACAACATTTCCAGGGCCCGGCCCGCCGTGGACCTCGTCCCGGTCTGGATCGAGAACCTCAACCGCGTGATGCCCAAGGGCCATGTCATCCCGGTCCCGCTCCTGTGTACCGTGTCCTTCGGCGCGCCCATCCGCGTCGAGGAGGGCGAAGAGATCGGCCCCTTCCTCGCCCGCGCCGCCGATGCCATGGTCGCTCTGCGCCCCAATGGGGGCAGCAAGCCATGA
- a CDS encoding LysE family translocator gives MITASFLLTAFVVVLAPGTGVVYTLALGLGRGRRAAGWAALGCTLGIVPHLLAVTLGLAAVLHSSALLFNLVKFAGVAYLLWLAWGALRDGGALQVRAETTAEPGWRIARRGALINILNPKLSIFFLALLPPFLSGNPATATAEMVLLGAVFMALTFAVFLVYGAFAAQARDWVLGSARAMAWLNRSFAAVFALLAGRLALERA, from the coding sequence ATGATCACCGCCTCTTTCCTGCTCACCGCCTTCGTGGTCGTCCTCGCCCCCGGCACCGGGGTGGTCTACACTCTCGCGCTCGGTCTGGGCCGAGGCCGCCGCGCCGCCGGCTGGGCCGCCCTTGGCTGCACCCTCGGGATCGTGCCGCACCTGCTGGCCGTCACCCTCGGGCTGGCGGCGGTGCTGCACAGCTCGGCGCTCCTGTTCAACCTGGTGAAATTCGCGGGCGTCGCCTACCTGCTCTGGCTCGCCTGGGGCGCGCTGCGCGACGGCGGCGCGCTGCAGGTCCGCGCCGAGACCACCGCCGAGCCCGGCTGGCGCATCGCCCGGCGCGGTGCGCTGATCAACATCCTGAACCCCAAGCTGTCGATCTTCTTTCTCGCCCTCCTGCCCCCCTTTCTGTCGGGCAACCCGGCTACCGCCACCGCCGAGATGGTGCTTCTCGGCGCGGTCTTCATGGCCCTGACCTTCGCCGTGTTCCTCGTCTACGGCGCCTTCGCTGCCCAGGCCCGCGACTGGGTGCTCGGCTCGGCCCGCGCCATGGCCTGGCTCAACCGGTCCTTCGCGGCGGTCTTCGCCCTGCTCGCCGGTCGTCTGGCGCTGGAGCGCGCATGA
- the ispH gene encoding 4-hydroxy-3-methylbut-2-enyl diphosphate reductase, translating to MSLPPLTLYLAAPRGFCAGVDRAIKIVEMALEKWGAPVYVRHEIVHNKYVVDGLRAKGAVFVKELDDCPDDRPVIFSAHGVPKAVPAEATRREMVYVDATCPLVSKVHIEAERHHAGGLQMVMIGHAGHPETVGTMGQLPDGEVILVETVADVATITPRDPDKLAFITQTTLSVDDTADIVAALQARFPAIVGPHKEDICYATTNRQGAVKAMAPKADAMLVIGAPNSSNSKRLVEVGRSAGCAYAQLVQRAEDIDWRALEGISSIGITAGASAPEVLVNEVIEAFRTRFDLTVEQVETAQENVEFKVPRVLREPAGA from the coding sequence ATGTCCCTGCCGCCCCTGACCCTCTATCTCGCCGCGCCCCGCGGGTTCTGCGCGGGCGTGGACCGGGCCATCAAGATCGTCGAGATGGCGCTGGAGAAATGGGGCGCCCCGGTCTACGTGCGCCACGAGATCGTGCACAACAAGTACGTGGTCGACGGGCTGCGCGCCAAGGGGGCGGTCTTCGTCAAGGAACTTGACGACTGCCCCGATGACCGCCCGGTGATCTTCTCGGCCCACGGTGTGCCCAAGGCGGTCCCGGCAGAGGCCACGCGCCGTGAGATGGTCTATGTGGACGCCACCTGTCCGCTCGTGAGCAAGGTCCATATCGAGGCGGAGCGTCACCACGCGGGCGGGCTGCAGATGGTGATGATCGGCCATGCGGGCCACCCCGAAACCGTGGGCACCATGGGCCAGTTGCCCGACGGCGAGGTCATCCTGGTGGAAACCGTCGCCGATGTGGCCACGATCACGCCCCGCGATCCCGACAAGCTCGCCTTCATCACCCAGACCACCCTGTCGGTGGACGACACCGCCGATATCGTCGCCGCCCTGCAGGCGCGCTTCCCCGCCATCGTAGGCCCGCACAAGGAAGACATCTGCTACGCCACGACAAACCGCCAGGGTGCGGTGAAGGCCATGGCGCCCAAGGCCGATGCCATGCTCGTGATCGGCGCGCCGAACTCCTCGAACTCCAAGCGGCTGGTGGAGGTCGGACGCAGCGCCGGGTGCGCCTATGCCCAACTGGTCCAGCGCGCCGAGGATATCGACTGGCGCGCCCTCGAAGGCATCTCCTCCATCGGCATCACCGCCGGGGCCTCCGCCCCCGAAGTGCTGGTGAACGAAGTGATCGAAGCCTTCCGCACCCGGTTCGACCTGACCGTCGAACAGGTCGAGACCGCACAGGAAAACGTCGAATTCAAGGTGCCCCGCGTGCTGCGCGAACCTGCCGGGGCCTGA
- a CDS encoding c-type cytochrome codes for MAGLCLAMPVRAEGFLPWQDAEMVALGATVYADHCAACHGAQLEGQVPDWRSPGPDGRLPAPPHDETGHTWHHADMLLFQITKYGTEALIGGEYRSNMMGFGDLLSDAEIVAVLAYIKSTWPPQVIAAHDRVNAAAQ; via the coding sequence ATGGCGGGGCTGTGTCTGGCCATGCCGGTGCGAGCGGAGGGGTTTCTGCCCTGGCAGGATGCGGAGATGGTGGCGCTGGGCGCGACGGTCTATGCCGATCACTGCGCGGCCTGTCACGGTGCACAGCTGGAGGGGCAGGTGCCGGACTGGCGCAGCCCGGGGCCCGACGGACGTCTGCCCGCGCCGCCCCATGACGAGACCGGCCATACCTGGCACCATGCGGACATGCTGCTGTTCCAGATCACGAAATACGGGACCGAGGCGCTGATCGGTGGGGAGTATCGCAGCAACATGATGGGGTTCGGCGATCTGTTGAGTGATGCGGAGATCGTCGCCGTTCTGGCCTATATCAAGAGCACCTGGCCGCCGCAGGTCATCGCGGCCCACGACCGGGTCAATGCCGCCGCGCAGTAG
- a CDS encoding YqaA family protein, with product MTLFETMAGILAVMFGTAFGAATILPLQSEIVFTAFQVQAAVPLWALLLVASVGNTLGSVLNYALGWQIPRFKDKRWFPVTEAQLDKAQRWFAKYGKWSLLLSWAPLGDAITVVAGMMRTRLFVFIALVGFAKTARYIALAALVEGGVRVFA from the coding sequence ATGACGCTGTTCGAGACCATGGCAGGCATATTGGCGGTGATGTTCGGCACCGCCTTCGGCGCGGCCACCATCCTGCCCCTGCAATCGGAGATCGTCTTCACCGCCTTCCAGGTGCAGGCCGCTGTGCCGCTCTGGGCGCTGTTGCTGGTGGCCTCGGTGGGCAATACGCTCGGCTCGGTGCTGAACTACGCGCTCGGCTGGCAGATTCCCCGTTTCAAAGACAAGCGCTGGTTCCCGGTGACCGAGGCGCAGCTCGACAAGGCCCAGCGCTGGTTCGCCAAATACGGGAAATGGAGCCTCCTGCTCAGCTGGGCGCCCCTGGGCGATGCGATCACCGTGGTGGCCGGCATGATGCGGACGCGGCTTTTCGTCTTCATCGCCCTGGTGGGCTTTGCCAAGACCGCCCGCTACATCGCCCTCGCCGCCCTGGTCGAGGGCGGCGTGCGGGTCTTCGCCTGA
- a CDS encoding NYN domain-containing protein, giving the protein MFYKDDRLALFIDGSNLYAAAKALGFDIDYKLLRQEFMRRGKLLRAFYYTALLENDEYSPIRPLVDWLHYNGFSMVTKPAKEYTDSQGRRKVKGNMDIELAVDAMELAPHMDHAVLFSGDGDFRPLIESLQRRGVRVSVVSTIRSHPPMISDELRRQADNFIELDELKEIIGRPPREPREPRETAVETAD; this is encoded by the coding sequence ATGTTTTATAAAGACGACAGGTTGGCGCTGTTCATTGATGGCTCCAACCTTTATGCCGCAGCCAAGGCGCTCGGCTTTGACATCGATTACAAGCTGCTCCGCCAAGAGTTCATGCGCCGCGGGAAACTGCTGCGCGCGTTCTACTATACGGCGCTGCTTGAGAACGATGAGTATTCCCCGATCCGACCCCTGGTCGACTGGCTGCACTATAACGGGTTCAGCATGGTCACCAAACCGGCCAAGGAATACACCGACAGCCAAGGCCGTCGGAAGGTCAAAGGGAACATGGACATAGAGCTGGCCGTGGACGCGATGGAACTAGCGCCCCACATGGATCACGCCGTCCTGTTTTCCGGCGACGGCGATTTCCGCCCGCTGATCGAGTCGCTGCAGCGGCGCGGCGTGCGGGTCTCGGTGGTCTCCACCATTCGCTCCCATCCCCCCATGATTTCCGACGAGCTGCGCCGCCAGGCGGACAACTTCATCGAGCTCGACGAACTCAAGGAAATCATCGGCCGCCCGCCACGCGAGCCGCGCGAACCGCGCGAGACCGCAGTGGAAACCGCGGACTGA
- the folK gene encoding 2-amino-4-hydroxy-6-hydroxymethyldihydropteridine diphosphokinase, producing MKIQSFGIIALGANQPLGGRTPKVTLRQACEALADAPLEIVARSRFFATPAFPDPSQPEYVNGCVTVETGLGAKALLKVLHDVEDRLGRARGQRWGARTLDLDLLALGAQVLPDMETYAQWRDLPRSAQVARTPNELILPHPRIADRPFVLVPLMDVAPLWRHPVTGKTASEMLRNLPKSEIDAIRPLE from the coding sequence ATGAAAATTCAGTCATTCGGCATAATTGCGCTTGGCGCAAATCAGCCCCTCGGCGGGCGCACGCCCAAGGTGACCTTGCGTCAGGCCTGCGAGGCGTTGGCGGACGCGCCGTTGGAAATCGTTGCGCGCAGCCGATTTTTCGCCACGCCCGCGTTTCCGGATCCGTCGCAACCGGAGTATGTCAATGGCTGTGTGACCGTGGAAACCGGGCTCGGTGCCAAGGCGCTTCTGAAGGTGTTGCACGATGTGGAGGACAGGCTTGGCCGTGCGCGCGGGCAGCGGTGGGGCGCCCGGACGCTGGACCTCGATCTGCTGGCGCTGGGGGCGCAGGTCTTGCCGGACATGGAGACCTATGCCCAGTGGCGCGACCTGCCGCGCAGCGCGCAGGTGGCGCGCACGCCGAATGAGTTGATTCTCCCCCATCCGCGGATCGCGGACCGGCCCTTCGTTCTGGTGCCGCTGATGGATGTCGCACCGCTCTGGCGGCACCCGGTGACTGGCAAAACGGCCTCGGAAATGCTTCGGAACCTGCCGAAATCGGAAATAGATGCCATTCGACCGCTTGAGTAA
- the rpoZ gene encoding DNA-directed RNA polymerase subunit omega, producing MARVTVEDCVDKVPNRFELVMLAAHRAREISAGSELTIDRDNDKNPVVSLREIAEETQSADALRERLIESNQTQIEVDEPEEDSMAMLMGGGQPDKPAEDDMSEEKLLRALMEAQGQP from the coding sequence ATGGCCCGCGTGACGGTTGAAGACTGCGTTGACAAGGTACCCAACCGCTTCGAGCTGGTGATGCTTGCCGCGCATCGCGCGCGCGAGATTTCCGCCGGATCCGAACTGACGATCGACCGCGACAACGACAAGAACCCGGTCGTGTCCCTGCGCGAGATCGCCGAGGAGACCCAGTCGGCGGACGCACTGCGCGAACGGCTGATCGAGTCCAACCAGACCCAGATCGAGGTGGACGAGCCCGAAGAGGACAGCATGGCCATGCTCATGGGCGGCGGCCAGCCGGACAAGCCCGCCGAGGACGACATGTCCGAGGAGAAGTTGCTGCGTGCGCTGATGGAAGCGCAAGGCCAGCCGTGA
- a CDS encoding RelA/SpoT family protein has product MIEARDLIALVQTYNPRTNAALIEAAYDYGREMHRGQLRHSGEEYFTHPVAVAAILAEQRLDDSTIITALLHDTVEDTRSTFAELESQFGREIAELVNGVTNLTNLQLSSRETKQAENFRKLFMAMSKDLRVILVKLADRLHNMRTIKHMPVEKQVKKARETMDIYAPLAGRMGMQWMRDELEDLSFRVLNPDGRQSIMRRFIKLQNETGDVVQKITSDIRKELDAHGIEADVYGRAKKPYSIWRKMEAKQLGFSRLSDIYGFRVITHSEDDCYGVLGAIHQRWRAVPGRFKDYISQPKSNGYRSIHTTVSGRDGKRVEVQIRTRQMHEVAEAGVAAHWSYRDGVQVENPFAVDPAEWIASLSERFESSEDHGEFLEHVKLEMYSDQVFCFTPKGEVVKLPKGATPLDYAYGIHTRIGDSCVGAKVDGIRVPLWTRLKNGQSVEIITADGQRPQATWIDIVVTGRAKQAIRRSLREEDRARFVKLGQELARVAFDHVGKRVTDKALKTAAHQLGYGGRLELLSALGSADISARDVVEVLYPELQGQGGDEVAADRAVVGLHSDQSFERARCCQPVPGERIVGIAYRGHGVRVHAIDCPALEEFEDEMRRWIDLQWHSGRHAAVHAVRLDVTIGNDQGVLGRICTLIGEQRANISDLHFVDRKPDFYRLLLEVEVRDLEHLHRVMTAVQADTDVAGLERHRDLSRKP; this is encoded by the coding sequence CTGATCGAAGCCCGCGACCTGATCGCGCTTGTCCAGACCTACAACCCCCGGACGAACGCGGCCCTGATCGAAGCGGCCTATGACTACGGTCGCGAGATGCACCGGGGTCAGTTGCGCCATTCCGGGGAGGAGTATTTCACCCACCCCGTCGCGGTGGCCGCCATTCTTGCCGAGCAGCGGCTGGATGACAGCACCATCATTACCGCCCTGCTGCATGACACCGTCGAAGACACGCGGTCGACCTTTGCCGAGCTGGAATCGCAGTTCGGGCGCGAGATCGCCGAGCTGGTCAACGGGGTCACCAACCTGACCAACCTGCAGCTGTCGAGCCGCGAGACCAAGCAGGCGGAGAATTTCCGCAAGCTCTTCATGGCGATGTCCAAGGACCTGCGGGTGATCCTGGTGAAGCTGGCCGACCGGCTCCACAACATGCGCACGATCAAGCACATGCCGGTGGAAAAACAGGTCAAGAAGGCCCGCGAGACCATGGACATCTATGCGCCGCTGGCCGGGCGGATGGGCATGCAGTGGATGCGCGACGAACTGGAGGACCTGTCGTTCCGGGTGCTGAACCCGGACGGGCGGCAGTCCATCATGCGCCGGTTCATCAAGCTGCAGAACGAGACCGGCGACGTGGTCCAGAAGATCACCAGCGACATCCGCAAGGAGCTGGACGCCCACGGGATCGAGGCCGATGTCTATGGCCGGGCGAAGAAACCCTATTCGATCTGGCGCAAGATGGAGGCCAAGCAGCTCGGCTTCTCGCGATTGTCGGATATCTACGGGTTCCGGGTCATCACCCACAGCGAAGATGACTGCTACGGGGTGCTGGGCGCGATCCATCAGCGTTGGCGCGCGGTGCCGGGGCGGTTCAAGGATTATATCAGTCAGCCGAAATCGAACGGGTATCGGTCGATCCACACCACGGTGTCGGGCCGTGACGGCAAGCGGGTGGAGGTGCAGATCCGCACCCGCCAGATGCACGAGGTGGCCGAGGCCGGCGTGGCCGCGCACTGGTCCTACCGGGACGGGGTGCAGGTGGAAAACCCCTTCGCCGTCGACCCGGCGGAGTGGATCGCCAGCCTGAGCGAGCGGTTCGAAAGCTCCGAGGATCACGGCGAGTTTCTCGAACACGTCAAGCTGGAGATGTATTCCGACCAGGTGTTCTGCTTCACCCCCAAGGGAGAGGTGGTCAAGCTGCCCAAGGGCGCGACGCCACTGGATTATGCCTACGGCATTCACACCCGGATCGGGGACAGTTGCGTGGGGGCCAAGGTGGACGGGATTCGCGTGCCGCTTTGGACCCGGCTGAAGAATGGCCAGTCGGTCGAGATCATCACCGCCGACGGCCAGCGCCCCCAGGCGACCTGGATCGATATCGTGGTCACTGGCCGCGCCAAGCAGGCGATCCGCCGGTCCCTGCGCGAGGAGGACCGGGCCCGTTTCGTCAAGCTGGGCCAGGAGCTCGCCCGGGTGGCGTTCGACCATGTGGGCAAGCGCGTGACCGACAAGGCGCTGAAGACCGCCGCGCATCAGCTGGGCTATGGCGGGCGGCTGGAGCTGCTCTCGGCCCTGGGCAGCGCGGATATCTCGGCCCGGGACGTGGTCGAGGTGCTCTATCCCGAGTTGCAGGGGCAGGGCGGCGACGAGGTCGCGGCGGATCGCGCGGTGGTCGGCCTTCATTCCGACCAGAGCTTCGAGCGTGCGCGCTGCTGCCAGCCGGTGCCCGGGGAGCGGATCGTCGGCATCGCCTATCGCGGCCACGGGGTGCGCGTGCACGCCATCGACTGCCCGGCGCTGGAGGAGTTCGAGGACGAGATGCGGCGCTGGATCGACCTGCAATGGCATTCAGGACGCCATGCCGCGGTCCACGCGGTTCGGCTGGATGTCACGATCGGCAACGATCAGGGCGTTCTGGGACGAATCTGCACATTGATCGGCGAGCAGCGGGCGAATATTTCCGACTTGCATTTTGTTGACCGGAAACCGGACTTTTACCGCCTACTTCTAGAAGTAGAAGTGCGGGACCTGGAGCACTTGCACCGAGTAATGACCGCCGTGCAGGCCGACACCGATGTGGCGGGCCTGGAACGACACCGTGACCTGAGCCGCAAGCCCTGA